The Cylindrospermum stagnale PCC 7417 genome segment ATATTTTTTTATCTCTCTTTTATCTGACAATCTACCATTAACAATACGAAATTCCTGAAAATATTCTGGAAATTTTATTTCTGCTTTTGGTTGTAAGTTATCAAATTTAGTTACAGTTCTATCTAGCAAACAAGGTTGCCAAATTTTATACTTCCTTTTCAGGGAGTATATCTTGACTTCAATTTTAATATCAACAGATGTTTTATCACTTATATTAGTGACTTTATAATTAGGGTAAATAGGGAATAATTTGCACTGATCTGTATCTGGTGGTAATTCAAGTTCAGCTTTTAATACAGGATAGTTTTGTGTCTCAAATTTCTTATGTGTGTTACGAGCATTCCAAAATGCTAGACTAATAGTGAATAAAATGTTAAAAGCAGTTAAGTAGTCTCTTGGAGCTTCAAATTTATGAACAAATAAACTTATACTTTGATGCAGAAACGTTGAATGCAGCAATAAAACTTTACATACTAAGATGTAATTGTCCTATCAAGGGTTAATTGTCAACATTTCATAATATCTTCCATCCAATGTACATAACTAATTTGTTGACACATACAGGCTTGTAAATAGCGGAATTTATCTAATATTTTTTCACCCCATTGTTTAGGAACAGATACAAGTTGTAAAATCAGATAAGCAATGAGACTTGCATAGATTTGTATGGTAATACCATTAACATTTTTGGTAATTAATTTATCAAGTTTTAGGTGCATCTTTAAAAATTTCCATAACAATTCAACTCCCCACCTTAAGCGATAAATATCTCTAATATCATCATCTCTAACTGCTGCATCTCCATTAGTTGGTAAATTAGTGACTAAGCGAAATTCAGTTCTCGTTTCTAAATCACAAAAATTAATCACTCTATAAGCTTGTGCATCTGTTGATGAGCCAATTTTTACCAGTCCATTTTCTGATTCAAATTCTAACTTCCAATTATTTTTAATCCGTAACACAAAGTATTTATTTTCTTGAACTAGTTCTTGAATAAAATTTAAACCTGCAAAGCCCCTATCCATTACTCCAACAGCATCTGCTGGCAAATTAGACATCATCTTTGAGCCAAATTTATAATCATGATTATGACCAAAGTTGATGAAATTATCTTCTGGACTTCCTGTAGCAAGATTTAGGGAACTAAACAGTTTAACTTGATGATAATCCAGAATCCATAACAGCTTACTTGTCAATGTAATAATTGTTGAATCAATTGGACATATTGCATATTTATTGTGTAACTTCTTCTGGACTTTATTCTGGACTAATTGATTTAATTGATGATAAATCTTCTGGAATACTTCTTGACTTCGATGAGTGTTAGCTTTGGAAAACGTGGAAATATCTACATCAAATCCTGTATTGTTTAATCGTTTAAATAAATCCCTCATACTCGTTAAGCTATTATCCAGGGCATAAGCTAACCAACACTCGACAAAAAGACGGCTGTTCAAAACAGGATAATCATTTTTTGGTAGCCCTCCCAGGATATTTTTGACAATCTTGGGAAATGAATTTATAATCATCGTTAATCGAAATATTTTAATCCTTTGCCCAAAATCTAACATATTTTGGGCTATTCTTATCGGAATTTTCTTAACATTCAACACTTCTGACTTTGATGTAAAACTTGAAATTGAGTTTCAAGCCAAGAATATAAATTCAAAATAATCATATTCTCTAAGATAAAAATTCAATATTTATTTTCATTAGCGAGTATAGCACATTTGTACTAAGTGACAAGAAATTGCCTCTTCTCTCCTTCCTTTGCGTGAGGTAAAAAAGATATAGCCACACACGCGCCAAAATGCAACACCTGCCATAATCCATGCGATCGCAGTAACATATTTATTTAAGCAGTAGCAAATTCAGTATATTTCCTCTCTTCAGGAGGGTGAAATGCTAAAACAATATCAAGATTAGAAATACCTAACTTCATTAACTCATTAGCTATTCCTTCCTCTGTCCAATCTTCTTCTATCCAAATTTTATCATTTTTAATCCTGATATTAACTTGGATATTATTGGTTCTTTTCTTACCATCCCAACCCAAAAAACACCAAATATAGTGATGATTTTTATCATCAAAAACCAGACAACTTTCATCAGTTAAATTTGCCGCACCAGAAACCCAATTATGATATTCTGTGAGAACTTGTTTGATAGCTATTTGATATTGTTCTAGTTTATCCATTGCAATATCTCCTCTTTTTCTACATTAACGACAATTATCAAAATTTGATTTAATTGGACAATATCTTTGATTGAATCTCTTGTAAAAAAGTTTTCATAGGTACTTTCTTTAATAGCTAAATAAATTATATATTCTGGTTCTGTGAGGTTAATTAAATTACGATATAAAATATATTGCCCTAAAGCTAGTTCAAAATCTCTCATAGGAGAAGGACTAAGAAAACTTTTGATTTCAACAACTATTTTTCGTCCTTTTCGTTCTGCTGCGATAGGTTTTTCTGCTGATAAATCAGCAAACAATTCAGCATCTTTATACTTGATTTTATAAGGATCAGCCGTAATCGTCCAACCATCTTTAACTAAAGCGTTCTTAACGGCATCATGGTAAATATCCTTTGCTGGCATTGTCTTCCTGAGCAAATACAAATTAAGCTTGATAGTACAAATATATTATATAGCTTGCGATCAGCTGAAAGTATCAGCGCTGAGTGCAAAGCATCCCGTCAGGGATACGCGATCGCCTCTTCTCTCCTTCATCTGCGTTCTCTGCGCCTCTGCGGTTCGTTAAAAAAGATATAGCCACACACGCGCCAAAATGCGATCGCCTCCTCTGGGAGCGCACCGCGCGATCGCCATAAAACTTAAAATTTGTACAATTTGCATAAAATAGACAAAAAATCTATAATTAGAATTATCTAACCCTATAAATTTTGTAAGCCGCTATGTCTGTCATCAGTGCAACTGAAGCGCGTGCTAATTTTCCCGATATTATGAACCGTGCTGAATACGGTGGTGAAAGAATTTTAATTCAGCGTCATGGCAAAGCTGCGGTAGCGATAATTAGCATTAACGACTTAAAGCTACTAGAAGCGATAGAAGATGCCATTGATTCTGCTAAACTGCGACGTGCAATTGAGGAAAATGAAGGATTTACCACCATAGAAGAAATTATTGCCAAACGCCCAAATGAGTGAACGTTATACTCTGAGGATTGCTAAAACTGCCGAAAAAGACTTATTAGACTTGCAAGCAAAACAGTATAAACAGGTTGTATCGAAAATCCTCTCACTTCAGGGTAATCCTCGTCCTCAAGACTACGCAGCTTTAAAAGGTTATCAAGGTGGTTATCGTATTGATCAGGGTGAGTACAGAATTTTGTACACCATTGATGACGATAATAAATTAGTTGCTGTTTTCCGGGTTGGTAAACGTAATGATGGTGAAGTTTATCAAAATTTGTAACTTTGTTATCCTATCGTACTTCCAAAACCACCAAAAAGCGATCGCTTTGCACCATCGCTCTTTATCTTTCTGCCTTTGCGGCTTTGCGACGAAAGAGTGAGACAAAAAAGCAATTATAAAAGCAATTATAATTAAACAGGAAAGAAATCAGAGTCTAAGGTTTCATCAACAGAAAAAGGATAGTCTTGAGGAAAAATAGACAGAGGAAGTCCAGTTTCAATAGATGCTTCTTTGCGAGCGTGTTGGTAACAAATATCAAAAACTTCGGTATAATAGCTTTTTAGGCTAGGACTATCTAAAAATGCTTCTTGCAATCTTTGACGATGTTCATAGATAGTGTATAACCAGCTATTGGATCGGTTTTGGGGTTGAAATTTGTATTTGAGAAGGTGCATTAAAAGCACTCTAAGATTACTCCTTAAAGCATT includes the following:
- a CDS encoding XisI protein; protein product: MDKLEQYQIAIKQVLTEYHNWVSGAANLTDESCLVFDDKNHHYIWCFLGWDGKKRTNNIQVNIRIKNDKIWIEEDWTEEGIANELMKLGISNLDIVLAFHPPEERKYTEFATA
- a CDS encoding type II toxin-antitoxin system RelE family toxin, whose protein sequence is MSERYTLRIAKTAEKDLLDLQAKQYKQVVSKILSLQGNPRPQDYAALKGYQGGYRIDQGEYRILYTIDDDNKLVAVFRVGKRNDGEVYQNL
- a CDS encoding DUF29 domain-containing protein, giving the protein MSHQSFHTTNNLYAQDYNLWLEKTAYLLKTKNFLELDLENLIEEIESMGRSDKNALRSNLRVLLMHLLKYKFQPQNRSNSWLYTIYEHRQRLQEAFLDSPSLKSYYTEVFDICYQHARKEASIETGLPLSIFPQDYPFSVDETLDSDFFPV
- a CDS encoding type II toxin-antitoxin system Phd/YefM family antitoxin: MSVISATEARANFPDIMNRAEYGGERILIQRHGKAAVAIISINDLKLLEAIEDAIDSAKLRRAIEENEGFTTIEEIIAKRPNE
- a CDS encoding IS4 family transposase, producing MIINSFPKIVKNILGGLPKNDYPVLNSRLFVECWLAYALDNSLTSMRDLFKRLNNTGFDVDISTFSKANTHRSQEVFQKIYHQLNQLVQNKVQKKLHNKYAICPIDSTIITLTSKLLWILDYHQVKLFSSLNLATGSPEDNFINFGHNHDYKFGSKMMSNLPADAVGVMDRGFAGLNFIQELVQENKYFVLRIKNNWKLEFESENGLVKIGSSTDAQAYRVINFCDLETRTEFRLVTNLPTNGDAAVRDDDIRDIYRLRWGVELLWKFLKMHLKLDKLITKNVNGITIQIYASLIAYLILQLVSVPKQWGEKILDKFRYLQACMCQQISYVHWMEDIMKC
- a CDS encoding XisH family protein codes for the protein MPAKDIYHDAVKNALVKDGWTITADPYKIKYKDAELFADLSAEKPIAAERKGRKIVVEIKSFLSPSPMRDFELALGQYILYRNLINLTEPEYIIYLAIKESTYENFFTRDSIKDIVQLNQILIIVVNVEKEEILQWIN